Proteins from one Candidatus Angelobacter sp. genomic window:
- a CDS encoding efflux RND transporter permease subunit: RLPPGIGFEWTGQSYEERLSGSQAPMLYTLSLLVVFLCLAALYESWAIPLSVILVVPLGVLGALLATKLRGLPNDVYFKVGLLTIVGLATKNAILIIEYAKDLQAEGRDLIEATLEAVHLRLRPILMTSFAFILGVMPLALSVGAGSSSRNAIGTGVAGGMFAATALGIFLIPVFYVVVRRIFKVKVKKLHPPETGMETVSSKEPAA, from the coding sequence CCGGTTACCGCCGGGCATCGGTTTCGAGTGGACGGGGCAATCGTACGAGGAGCGGTTATCAGGCTCGCAAGCGCCGATGCTTTACACGCTCTCGCTGCTTGTGGTGTTCCTGTGTCTCGCGGCACTCTATGAAAGCTGGGCCATTCCGCTGTCGGTCATCCTGGTTGTGCCGCTGGGCGTGCTCGGCGCATTGCTCGCGACGAAGCTGCGCGGGTTGCCAAACGACGTTTATTTCAAGGTCGGTTTGCTGACCATCGTCGGTCTCGCGACCAAGAACGCGATTCTGATCATCGAATACGCCAAGGACCTTCAAGCGGAAGGCAGGGATTTGATCGAGGCCACGCTCGAGGCCGTTCATCTTCGGCTGCGGCCGATTCTCATGACGTCGTTCGCATTCATCCTGGGGGTGATGCCCCTGGCGCTCAGCGTCGGCGCTGGATCGTCGAGCCGCAACGCCATCGGCACTGGCGTCGCCGGCGGAATGTTCGCGGCCACGGCGCTCGGAATATTTTTGATTCCGGTTTTCTACGTCGTGGTCCGCCGCATTTTCAAAGTGAAGGTGAAGAAACTGCATCCGCCCGAGACCGGCATGGAAACAGTCAGCAGCAAGGAGCCGGCCGCATGA